CGAATGGGAAAATACAACCTAAAGGACGTTTTCCGGTTGCACAAACAACACGCTGCCGTGCCCACTGCAGAGTAAGTCTGCAGGAAGGCATGACATGCGTATGGACAGTCTGGAGCTGTTGATTTGTCATTAGCAGCCGCTTTAAGTCAAGGGGTCAAGCCCCCGTGGCTTATAGGGCCGACCATGAACCACAACATCCTGTGTTTGAGTCaggctggggacctttgttgcatctctctctccctcatttcttGTCATCTCAATTCTGATGCTAtctattgacaaaaaaaacccaaaatacaatgataaaaaagagtttaagtgaagtttcaaCTTGTGTAACTACTGTATGGAACAAGTCTCTTGCCCTTTATACCCAACTGCTGTGTCCACAGAAGCTTAATTTACCGTAAAGTGCAGTGCTACACAGTGCTACACTGTTAAAGGAGATATGTATACAACTCAGATTATTTCATtactacaaaaacatttcactatGTATAGAGAATCAAATCGCCTGTAAGTATGAagcaaatgtaatatttttgcAGTTAAATGGGTGACATCTTCTTTTATGGAGATAGGATTTACAAACTAGggttatttcatatttttcttgttgctAACAAATCCcttaaaaagactaaaaccgacaatgtgttagtctgtcGCTCAATACTGTCCtacttccctaccctgtctgtagCACTCAGCCCCAAATAtatatttcctaaaacagctgggcactgtaatttttagcaaacattattCAAACAGGAGTTCAAATAGTggttttgttggggactattttcagcttttttgtttttgtcttttcatgagaactgaataagaaaaatatagaatatcaccagccttatcctaAAACTGACACACAACCTTGAGTTTGGTACGTACAAAGAGGGTCTCTGGTTCAATGGGTTTGGTTTGTCAGTTGTTGCCATTGTCATTTTAGTGCCTTATTGTCAATTACTATTACAGAAACGTTGCTCAATGTGCGTTGttcttgtaaataaataaatgaaaaaaaactatgtaaatataaaattcTCATGTTTCAAATAATTTGTAAGACCAGATCCAGCAGGATTGTGGATTGTTGATACTACATGTAGAGCGTTGGcagataaaatgtaaatattttctttatatctATAATCCATGTAACCAATTTTCGGACTTTCTTTGCAATTCATGAAATAACACATAGGAACATCAGTTGtaaaaagctggaaccagttttatgttttgccatttttcaAGGGAAATAGGGAAACTAAATTCATATAGTCAATATTATGTGGCGCTTATTTGGCCACATTGGGCTGAAACATCCAGTGTGTTGTTTAGGTGAACATATTCTTTTACTGTTtctctcagttttattttggttgtGTTACTGCAAAGGACTTATAATTTCACTTAGAGAGGAGCTATATATATAAAGCTTAATATTAATATGTGAATATTCTCACATTGAACTTCACAACTATGTGTTAAACCCCTCAAAGCTTGAGCCTGGCCTCGTTCTAACCCACAGATCGAGCAACAGTTGCCGTGagcatgtgcatgtatttgttgtgtacatctgtgtgtatatgtgtatgtgtgtgtattgtattgatGTGCTAGCTGGATGATACTGAAAAAGAGGAATTAATACAAGCAAACACTGTATAGTAATGAACTGTACACTGGAACTTCAATAAGGAAATATAAGCTTTgaccacatttatttttcaaaagtgaataaataataactCTTATTGTAAGAACAAACCATTCATTTGTTCAACAAAGTACTGTTCATTAACAGTCATTAAATGGAGACAGCATTAAAACACCACAAtactgattttaaatgtttttatttgtattcctTTACtcttttatcttattttgtattttatgtttctttatAGATTTATCTCTTCTAATTGTGCTCTTTTCAATCATGTTTTAACTttgaattgtgttgttttaactttgaatgtattgtgttgttttaactgtACAGCACCTTGAATCTTCCTGTGTATGAAACGTACTTAAGAAATCAAACTGCCTTGCCTTAGATTCAGTTATTCAATGTTAGCTTATCGGACATGTTCACAAGTTTTACAATGTGACAAAATGGCAAGTACAGTAAAACCCAAAAGTACTGATGAAACTGCATGAAGTAATAGTagatttcctgtttcctgaGATTTTTTGTTGCTAGTATGACAAACATAACTCACACAAAACTTTTGATCTTTGAGTCTTTTACAGGAAACTCCACCACAGAGATTTGGTTTAGGGTGGAGCAAGTAAATGCATCCCAGAAATGTTTCACTCCTACTCTTTTCCTCGCCTCCCTTACTACCTCTCTTCTCCTACCAGGGAGAAACTTGGAGATGAGCGAAAGAAAGATCTGTACCTCCTATCATCAACAACAGATAAACTGGTGATGAAGTAGCCCACTGAAAACACTTCCAGACGAAACATGTGCACCCTGGCCTGGAACTCTTGCCCAGTGCAGTTTATTGAAATTGCACATGTGGACTTCTGAAAGCATGTGACTGAACATGTGATTTTTCATACCCTTGTTGTGCTTTGTATATTATACACTCAATTCAGCTCCTTCACAAGCTTGAACAACACACAGGCGACTGGCTGTAATGGAACAGTGGGCCACATAAACTGTAGCAGTGACATAATGACTGAAACTAAAAACTGAATATACTGTGCTATTCGCCACTCACCaaactttcttctctcttgaAGATATAGCCTAAATATTCACATTctacagacacaaactgttgacaatgtcacaaaacagacgtacaaaacacacattttacacatatgTTCATGGTAGGCCACATATTTCAGCATGTTTACAGGATTAAACAAATTATCAATTTCGTCTGGGTTCTCAAGTCTTTCAttatataaaatactgtatactaAGTCAATTCATagagacattttcattacaaTTACAGTTAGTTTGTGTTTGGCTATATTataaacaaagtaaataaataaacgaaCCACCCCGCGCTTCTTGATGACGTGTATTGATTGGCTTCCAGGCGCGCGGAGCTGCCGTTAGTAAAGGGATTTCTGTAAACGGCTTGTGGCTGCCTCTTAAGAAGATTGGGAAACTATCAATTTCTGTCTTGTCTGCTGACACCTTGTCGGTGTGCAGTGTCCCAGCTGAACAGCCCTACAGTTTCCTTCTACAGTAACTGAAAAccgagagaggagagggggcaGAAGGAGCTGGAAGATGAGCACCGGAGCGAGCATCGACTACAGCGTCTGGGATCACATCTATGTGTCAGACGATGAAGATATGACCAGTCCGTACGTCGACACGCCGAGCTTGTTCAGAATGAGACACCGGGTCAGCAGTGAAACTTGTGGTAGCCGTGAAGTTTGGAGTCCTATACCTGGTTAGTTTTCCCAGTAAAAGTGACTTAGTAACAGACCGACAGCCACAAGAGTTGATGCAGAGAGAGTTGACCAACAGATGTTACGCAGAAAtctgtgacccctcagattctGTGACGCTAAATCATCTACTAGCTAGCAAGCAAACTTTAATTGTGTAgcacttttcttttaaagttaCAAAGGGCTTTACTGGAacgagaaaataaaaaagatagagatggaagagagagagagagaacaccagatatgaaaacagacagaattAAATGCGCAGCCGACaacataaaatgtataaaatcaagAGAAAGCCAAAGGAAACGCTAGCGAAAGACTGAAAGGTTGAcacaatctgctgctgtaaatctAAACTTAAAAAATATCCACAATAAGTccacttacttacttactcacTTACATCACATGGTCTACTTACTAGCCTTTCCTGGAACTTTCCACTGCATCTCACCGACATTACTTATCTGtctccatccactgatgaagaccatgagatgcagtGGGAAGCTCTGGGAGCAGTGGACCTTGATTAGACATCAAATCATGAGGGGTAAAATCACAAGTTGCTTAACATTATGGTCAAGCTCAGTTTGTATGGCTCTGGTTCTGTGTAACTAATGAGCTTAGCTGGTGCCTAGCTGTCACATGACTAGTTAAGTTAAAAGTCTAGAGTGACTTGTAGTCTCCAGCATCCTCTTGGTTTCCCTTGTCTATTTTCATTCCAGTATTTCTTAAATCTTATACCTGTAGAGAATCGAAGCTTGCAGAGATGTGGGAGAGTTAAAATAATACCACTGGCTGATATGTTTGAAATATTATGGGCTACACTGGAAGGAAGTTCAGTATCATTAAGATAACCAAATGTGGGgtgtgggggccctgagcagctccttcagcagcagactgttacacccacagTGTATGAAGGAGCGCTtccgcaggtcgttcattcctaagactgtttaactgcacataaatctgcacaatttgtacatactttatatttttccgtgtatgtatttatttttgtcccccatattttttatatctgtatttattattgtatattgttttttctttttaaaaaaatacttctaattcttattgacacagtgctgtctgctgtgtgtttctgcacctttctgtctttgctgctgtgacgtgtaaatttccccgcagtgggattaataaaaagtctaagtctaagtctaaaatTAGGCTGAACAAGTCATTCTGATCCATCCCCGTAATGTATTTAATTGTCCAGCAACAGGCATATTAGTTCCAGTTAATAGTTCTCAAGATATTTGAGATCTTTCTCCCACATCAGGCActgattcattattgttttaaaatgagcatCTTCTCCCTACGTGATCCCCCTTCAGCGTTCATCCTCTCCTCAACAACCGCCATCTGTGTCTTACGTTTCCTTATCGCTTTACTCTCATTCACTCTGGCTTGCCATAACAGAGCCGACTGGAGAGAATGGCTGAGTTtcagcagagaggggaagatCTGGAGAATAACTATGCAGAATGCAAGAGACTGTTAGAGGAAGCCCAGGGACGACTTAAAGAGCTGGAAGAAGGAAGGAACGAgggtgaggaggatgaggagagagaggccgAGCTGAAGAAAGTCCAGGCCGAGGTGAGAAAACTGAAGAAGGATGAAAAGTACTTTTGTAAAATAATCGAAGAACACTGTCGAGAAGTAAAGAAACTGCCCTGGAATTTTGACACTATCAGCAAAGAAGGTTTCAGCAAGGTAAGGCATGGCATCAAGGTCTCGAGATTTGCAAGATTTAATGTGACTTGTCAGTaacttgatttatttatttactttatctTGTTTTCTTAGAGTGTACTCAACATCAAGCCTGTaacaaaggaggaaacagaggaggaaaaggtggaGAAGCATAAGACCTTTGTGGAGAAGTATGCGAAGGAAATCAAACACTTTGGTATGCTTTAGTCTTGAGTATGTTTGTTGTCTTTGCCTTCGTGCTCCCTCACATCGTGCCTTTCTTTCAAATGTAGATATGATGGTAGTTACAGTAGCTCTTGTTTTATGTGCATAGGTTGTACATTACTTATTACGTTGCAGTCCATTATATTCTGAAGGGTCAGAACactacaaatacaacaaaacacattatataGTGAGTAGTGAACAATTTGAACACAAAGATATGTATAAAATGGTGGGAACTTAAGGATTCAAGTGGGCTCATGTGGGAAACACTAATGAGGTGTTCATGACATTGTAAATCTGAGAGCTACAAATTAATAAGTCGCGACATATGCTAATGTTTTTGAAGGGATTCTCCAGCACTTTCATAATGTTGGGGGActcgagagagagacagatattaaaaaaagaatgttcaaaatcaaagcagcagaaatgtcattgtcaaaacacaaaatcaccATATTTGACTTCCCGTGTCAAAAACACAACCTCTGGAGCTCAATTTGAATGTAGCATTATGCTggatgtgcttgtgtgtgcaccAGGTATGTTGCGGCGCTGGGATGACAGTCAGAAGTATCTGTCAGACAACCCACATCTGGTGTGCGAAGAGACGGCTAATTCCCTTGTTGTCATCTGTATTGACTTTGAGATAGATGAGGTGAGTGCTGTGAGAAAAGTGCGTATGCATGTTATGCAAAAAACGACTAATTCAGCCAGGTAAAGCCTTGTGAATTCTCCATGTACTTGTAGAAACATGCACTGATGGAGCAGGTGGCCCACCAGGCCATCGTCATGCAGTTCATCTTGGATTTGGCTCGGACGCTGAAAGTCGACCCACGAGGCTGCTTCAGACAATTCTTTTCAAATATCAAGGTCTGTAGTTAGCAAAACGTGCTCTCCTGAATCTTTGTCTGTGTAGTCACTTTTCACAGGGAAAGTTATCTTTGTTGGTATATTTCCATCCATGTCAGACAGCAGACAAGCCATACCTAGATGCGTTCGACCATGAGCTTGAGTTGCTGAAGGAGCGTGTCCGCAGCTGTGCGCAGATTCGTATGGAGAGCACTATGAAAGAGCTAGAGGAAGAAATGAGGCAGAAGAGACTGGGCCCAGGTGGTTTAGACCCTGTAGAGGTCTATGAATCACTGCCAAAGGTaaatcattcaaacacacatgcaagcataCGCAAAGTTCTGAAGGAGAAAGTTCGGCACAGTGGTCAGCAGATGTTATTGTATTTACATgcacaactaaaataaaatgtacatttaataaTTGAAAAAATGGGTAACACTGTGGGGCAAACTGATGAAAAGTAACAGCGTGAAGTTACATTAATGGAACATAAAGATGGACTCttgttgaaataacaaaaactttTAGTGCTGCATTTACAAGGCGACACAACAATAAAGGGATGTAGACAGTGTTTTACAAAGTATTTTATGCTTGTCCTGAGCCAGGCAATATTAAATTGTCAGATTTTTAGAAGGAGTTTGGTGACTTCTTCCTCTATGATAAGGGATCAGGGTTACTGTTTAGTTTCAGTTATAATTTCATGGATTTAGTCAAATTTAGAAGTAAAATCAGACAAATATAAAGTCTCATTTAAATCAGACATAGACCTTattcacaacaacagcagataTAATTCAGCATTATCTTTGGTAGATTAGGAGTCAACTTTTCTACCCATTTCAGCTGCGTCTGTGACAACTTGTTACATGTTTCGGTACAGCGGATCACACAGTGTTAGTGTGTCTTTCTTGTCAGACAACTGCATGATAATATAAGCTAACTCAATATAGGGTGTTTAAATAACCCAGTCAATAAATCGTGGTTGGTAAGATCCAACAAAGTCTGCAGCAGACTAAACCTCTTTTTATCCTAATAATTAACATTGCATGTTTTGAAAACAGGAGGTTTCCACGCTGTAAAACTAGGACGTTCACTATGAATTTATGTCAGCGATATTTGATATAGCCTTACACTGTAACTTAAAAAGTGTATGTTGCCTCCCTCTACATCCCTCGAGGCTGTGAGGGAAAACAGCAGGCCTGTTAGTGTCTCCAATTTCATCCAGTTTACACACCACATCAATGACCACCTTTTTTCGCTGTATCAGCTGAATCTAAGCCAGAATGGCAATACTGCAGATCAACCCATAcaagctagcattagccacaTGGCTATAAgttattgtgttgttattgttattgtcatttttaaaattcaCAAGTGTTAGAGAAACATATAATGTTGACTTTGTTTACAGTATTGATTAAACGTGTTTGTAGATGGCAGATCCATGCCAATCTACCTACTTTACCGctatttgctttatttttctttacattctGTTTTGAGAAAATGTGGTTTTCCTCCACACGCTCTTGCTAATGGCTCCTGATATGAGCTATTTTAAGAAAATCTTTTTCCTTTGACGGTCGCTGTAGTTGGTGCGAGAGACAGCATTTTTTTCATAGATTTCAGAGCCAGTGTTTGTAGATTTTGACGTTAGTGTTTGCTCAGTCTATTGATATGAACCATGTTGCCATTTGGATAATCGGAGAAGTCAATACACAGCTCAGCAGAATGGACTccagtcagtcagcagctctctgtgcaAGGTAAATAGCATTATCTGCTTTCCTTGAGCTTTCACATAAGCTTGAACAAAGTTGTTGGCAGAAGTCCAAACTTAATATAACTCGATAAGAATGTGTTATGAAGGGTCCAAAgagttaaaaaatgtatttgaaatgatGGACACTGGTGTCCACGGTGCACGTTAAAGTGAtcatatgttgacatttttgacatgacaatgaaatccttttttcctctttagcTCACTCAGATTAACTGCTGACCAACCAAAAGGCAGTAGTCAGTTCACTACCGTTGGTTCATTGCATCACATTAGTACTTTGACAATTTTTGTTTTATAGGAAATACAGAAGAGCTTTGATGAGAAGAACATTCGGATGCTGCAGGAAGCTATCAGCAAACTGAACCCTGAGGTGAGTGATACTAAAATAGTAATTACCAGTCAATAAAAGTAACCTAAAGAAGGCCAGAAGGTGTCTGATTGGCATAAGAGTCCACCAAcatgtatatgtttgtttgtccattcattcattctgtctTAAACTGGCACCACTGGGTTTCTTTCTTCAGGAAGGAAAATACCACCTGAGGAGGTGTATTGACTCTGGACTGTGGGTCCCTGAAACAGGAGAGGGTGATGATGAaaaggaggaggacgaagaggatgaggaagaagattAATTATGATTTTAGGCATGCCTGGATCAGTTTTTATATCGCAGACACTTGACCCCGAATTAATGTCAGAATCAGCTGATTTGATATGAATCACCAATTAACTCCTGtgtattaatcattttaaaagaaagctCTCACATAAGAGACCTTGCAAAAGCCACCGCTCTTTCAGAatccttttatttatgttatttttaatgATGGCATCTTTACGCCTACATATTAATACTCAATTAGGTTTAAATTTAAACAGTCACTCGGTGTCATTACAGTTGGCCTCCGAGGATAGATATTCCTTGTCTGCACACCGCTGTGAGTGAAGACAGCAGCTTGAAAGATCCATTGAGAAAACtgccctatttttttttttttttatacattgttCACACACATGGTAAAAGTCACAAACAACATCAGAGGTACCACTGACATCACCAATGATGAGGGTTTTATGAGAGTAATACAGCTACAGACTGGAAGATCTGATCCAGAGACAGTGGCTTACACCTCTGACATATGATACATTGATACATCTAAAAAGTGTCATCTAttatttgaaaagacaaaaaaaagaaacaacattattaaaaaaaattattatgCCATCCCAGGCACTTAATTTGCAATCTGCCTGACCGACTGCATCTGTTGTCCTACTGT
The sequence above is a segment of the Enoplosus armatus isolate fEnoArm2 chromosome 2, fEnoArm2.hap1, whole genome shotgun sequence genome. Coding sequences within it:
- the cdc37 gene encoding hsp90 co-chaperone Cdc37, with protein sequence MSTGASIDYSVWDHIYVSDDEDMTSPYVDTPSLFRMRHRSRLERMAEFQQRGEDLENNYAECKRLLEEAQGRLKELEEGRNEGEEDEEREAELKKVQAEVRKLKKDEKYFCKIIEEHCREVKKLPWNFDTISKEGFSKSVLNIKPVTKEETEEEKVEKHKTFVEKYAKEIKHFGMLRRWDDSQKYLSDNPHLVCEETANSLVVICIDFEIDEKHALMEQVAHQAIVMQFILDLARTLKVDPRGCFRQFFSNIKTADKPYLDAFDHELELLKERVRSCAQIRMESTMKELEEEMRQKRLGPGGLDPVEVYESLPKEIQKSFDEKNIRMLQEAISKLNPEEGKYHLRRCIDSGLWVPETGEGDDEKEEDEEDEEED